The nucleotide window GAGAAAACATATCAAATAAACTAACAACCACCCCAGACAGAAGTCATTCAAACCCCACAATCGAATGATTCGGCAAATATTGCATCTGAGACACCTTCAAACATGGAGACAAACATGGATATATATATCGTGGAACCGTTGCTGCAATGAAGGCCATTCAAGGCCTTCAAAAACCAATCTCCACTTCCGGTCCATGGTCACTTTCAAATCACTTTAGAAGCCAGGACGAGGAGAGCACTGGCGCTGTCACAGCCGAAAACTCTACATCAAACTCTGTAGCGAGCTGGCAAAGCGAAGAGGAGGATGACCAGTTATAGTATTATCCTATCGGTTTCTGTAGTACATCCTCCGTTTCTGATCAAGGGAACGACAGTGTACGTAACAGCGTTCATCTTATTAGTTTCAGCGTTGTCTCGTATGATCTTGTTTTCGATTCTTGTAGCAACTGGAATCATAAAAAGGCTCTGAATTGTAAACTTAGCACATCAAATAAGCTGTGAGCCGATGGAGAAATTTATCATAGCATAATGTTGTGCAGTTTTCTAAATAGCATCTGCTTGAAATTTATAATGTTGTACTAGATTCTGCACCCTGTTACCTTTCTTTACAGTCCATTTATTATGTGTAGCGATTTTGGCACACGTTATTATGCATATAAAGAAACAGGTGCGGAAATTATTTTCCTTTGTTGCTGCATTTTTGTAGCATGGCACAGTAAGAATGACAATTATTTTTAACACCCTATAACTCCAACCACAATtagaggagaaattttttagtgtgccgGTAACAAGGTCCGTAtaccaagtgtcataatactggttgaattttttttttcaagtatccaaacacttgtattataacacttgATGTACTGAATTGTATTCCcgacacactaaaaaatctcctATTAGAGGAGTCTCGTCCCTCATAGTTATCAAGTGACTAAAGAATGTTCTCGTAGTTATTAGGTGACTAAAGAATGCGTGATCACTATCattaaatttgattaaaatttgcAATTACAACACTAAAAAAGCATCCCTTAATATCAAATTCAACTGTGAATGTGCATTTTTTGGTTATCTTGTGACCAAGAAAATATTTATGCTACTAGAGAGTGGAgcaggggtgggcacgggccgggccgggcccaaaTTTGAAGGGACCGGACCGGACCCGCTTTAAAATGgaacggggcggggcggggcgggtaTTGAAATTTCTGAAGTTGGAACCGGACATAACCCGGCCTGTTTGAAACGGGCGGTTCGGGCCGGGTCCACGGGTCCAACGGAAGGGAACGACGTCGTTGTCTATCTTCCTCCGATGCGAAACCTAGATGCCCAGCGACAACCTTCACCGTCGCGCCGTTCAGCATCGTCACGTCTCCGGCGAACACCACTCGAATCTGTGACTGATGCATGTCGGTCTGAGTATATTACGAGTGTGCAAATACCACTCAGATCCATGACAAAGAGCTTTATTTGCACAGAACACTCGGATCCATGACAGATCCGAGAGAAATGAGGGACGTGTAGAGAGTGAGACTGTGAAAGAGTGAGAGAAAAGggtgagagagaaatgagagtatTGAATTCCAACGATGTTGGCGATGACGAAGCCGAGTATGAAGGTGTccgaggaagaagagagagactgCGAGTCTTGGTCCTGGGAAGAAAGAGCGGCAAAGTCATCTGCGTCTCGGGAAGAAAGAGCGGCAAAGTCATCTGCGAAGCCAAGGGTGTCTATGTCCAACGGGAATACGAGAGAAACGTGAATGTCGTGAGAAATCACCTCTTGCTGCAGAGCCTCGGCCAAGCCACGGAGCCCGAACTTGCTGGCGGAGTAGGCCGTGTAGCCGTAGATTCCGACTTGGCCGGCCTGGGATGACATCAGCGCGATCGAGCTCCGGAATGAGAGTTGCAGAGATGGGGGGAGAAGAAACAGAGAAGAGGAAtgagggagaagggagaaggttCGAGAGATTGGGTGTGTGTTCTCGAGAGTGAGAGAACCATCACGGGGAGGGACAAAAAGAAGTGGGCCTGGGACAGTAACAGTACCCAACACAGTGTATTTTTGCAAACGGGCCGGTCCGGGTACCCGTTTTTCTATACTTTTGGAACCTGCCCGAACCTAAAATTTCAAAgacccgccccgccccgccccgtttcTCTTTTTTAAAATTAGGACCCGCCCCGAACCGCTAATACCCGCCCCTACCCGCGGAtccaggacccgtttgcccacctcTAGAGTGGAGAGTAAACCcaactaaaaaaaattccacTTCTTTGTTGGGTCCTTTTCAAATTTGTTGGTCTTCTTTTGGGAAGACAAAGGAAAGGGTTGGGACCAATTGGTGGCCTCCTCCATTCTTGTCTATTATTGGATACCAATCTCTGGCTGCTCTACATTTTAAGAGTATATGTCAAAGTTTTATTTGATGACTGATGTGCCAAATTGAATACAAGTATTAAATTCTCTTATTTTCCAATGGACGTGgccaatatttattttattattttattgggcTTAGACttacattaactattaaaaaataatcaaaattaattgTTGTTTTTATTCTATTGGTTGTTAATGGGACCCATGTATtaaaaatttcaattaaatatatttgactCCTTTGTTTACTGTCAAAAAAGACAACTAGAAAGTAAATGTCAAATGACTCACATGCCACATCATATATAACATATCCATTGAAGAACACCTaaatttcttttaatcttttttgACATATTTGACATTCTCTTTGAAGATGGTCTAAGTGGCATCAACTTCAATTATATCCACAGGTTTTTGGGCCCCCAAATTAACTGCAGCTACTGAATGGGGGCATCAAGTTGGGTGCTGATCTTTCAAGCCTCTGCTTCAACAAGAGGACATAGCCACGTTGGTTGGAACGGGATGTGTTATCGTTATGCACCTGAATTCTCATCTGCagtttagattagtttaaaataGAATATTGGTGGTTTGAGAAAAAAGTCGGAAAAGTTTTAACACTTGATAACAAATCAAGATAGGGTATGTCCTCTTTCCTTTTGTTCTCTCTTCTATACAAAATTGAGGAGAACAATCACAACTTTGAAACTACTATGTGATGAGACATGTTCAGCTGCTCCTGGTGTAATCACGTTCATAGTTGAAGGGTAGGGGTACAGACTTGAACGCACGGTACTTTCCGACATTGTTCAAGTGCTCATTCTCCAACCTGCTCAGAAAAAAACATTGAATGGTTGGTAGTCGATACCAGTTCAAGTTGTTCGGTTTTAGAGGATTAAGTGCTGAGAGGAGTAGAACATACCGAAAGAAGTTCCATATGCCACGACGAATGATCTCTAAGCAGGCAACCATCGCAGTCAAGGCTGTTCTATGGACAAAAGGCGCTTCTCTAATTCCCAGTACTGACTGCATCCAAGCGAGTCTCAGTACAACATTCAACACCTGCATGTCAcattattcaaaattaaaacgAGAAGGAACGAATGGCACTCCATAAGGGCTGAAGAAGTCAGTTTGTAAGTTGTAATCCTACCATGGCTATGAAATAAACACTGTGGTTTGATACGAGGAGTTTGTCTCTCAGCCAAGGATTTTTAGAATTTCGTTGCAGAAGACCCCAATCGATGACAATGTCCCAATATGTACCGACAACAGTTGCCACAACTGAACTAACTATAGCAAGGATTTTCGATGTCATCCCTTCTTTCAGACCATAACTTGTTCTCATGGCTACTGCAACGATTGTTGAGAAGTATTTCAGCGCATTTAACCCTTGCATTCCATCTCTCTCCTCTATCAAGCGTCGCACACACTGCAAACAAAGAACAGTTAAAACCATACTTTCAAGAAGGAGGAATTAAAGAGTTTCGAGCGCAGAATACCTGAAGCGAACGGATCCAATAAGGAATAATTGCTACAACAAAGTAGAAGGATTTAAAAACGTGGCTGTCGAGGCAGTTGTGTGATCTCTTTTTGAAGTCCCCCCAACCGTAATAGCAAACATAGAATTCCAAACTCCTGAAAGCTTGAACCTGAATGAAAATGTACAACGTTACTCGATCATAAGCAACACAAGTATCAGTACACTAAACGAATCACAGGTAGTGTCAATACCTGGCTAGTAAGCTGATCTGCCAAGAAAAAATCCGGCAGGGTGACCTAccgaaaaaacaaacaaaattttaatgTCTTTTACATAAGTGTATTCGAATAGTATGTCCACAGGAAGAAGTTCGGCTCTGGTTACCTTATAAAGAGGAGCAAGAAGACAATGGGATATGCATAGAAGGAGGAAATATCGACTGGAACGATATATAACGTTGAAAGGACAAAACATTATAAGAAGCACAACCTGCAAATGCAATATTTCCATGAAAAAGATTCATGAGCAAACTGTTTTAACAAAGGAAATCCGTCTTATTGAAGAATCTAACTCTTACAATGACTAGGCCCAGGGGGACTAATTCTTTCAAGGCTACGAAGCTTTTTGTTCTTGGATCCAACTCCATATCCAAAGTTGAGATGACACCAGCCAATGCGAGAATTGCAATACCTGAACTGAGAAGGCAAAGCTGTCTGTAACCAATCTCTGACCCTTGCTTGAAGCCAAAGATAAATGGATAATTTACACGATAGCACCTCCAAAAGAATATGTTCGCTGAGAACATGATCAGATGTAGGACAATGAATCCAAACAGGCTGCAAAAGTGGGGAAATGAATGATCGTCACGAAACAAATAGCTATGCAGGTTTAAATTTCTCCACAGATGTAGATATGATGAGATAACTATTATGCAAACACTTGCCTGTACAGGGGAAATATGTTTTCCATGTACAGAACACGCCCGTCACTCTCAAGGATATTTCTTGCATGCATAAGCACAATGATGGCTACTACAAGTGCAATGGAGCCCCCGGAGAGCAACCCTGTGGGTACACAACAAATGATCATCGATATCTTGCATAAGGTCCACTCGATATGGAAACCAAGAGAGAACAAATAACTTTTCATTCAGACAGCACAAATCTTACCCAAGAAAAATGTACTTCTATGCTTTTCCCTTCTAGCTTTCGGCCTTAATGTCTTCATTCCTTTTCTTCGATTTCCATTTGCGAAGTGCTTTATGAAGGTAGTCTCCACCCTTTCCAAAAGCCTAGTAACCTGAGAAGCCGAAAGAtgtatcataaaaaaaaaaagctttagaCGGGCAATGGTTTGGAGTCATAGTAATCGTTTGGATCATAAGAAAAAGATTTACTCACTTCATCGCTGCTACTGAGATAAGAATTATCCACCATATTCAAGTAAACCTTCGATGCATTCCTTGAAGAGAACTGCACTAACACACGGTTAGTATGATTGAAACATTAAATATATAACTTCAATTtggaatggatgaatcggaAACAAAGCGATCAAACCTTGTCATATTTCTTCATGATCTTTGAGAAAGCCAATTGATTAAGGAAACTGCACCATCCATTAGCAACATAATCAATCATACATAAcactaattttagttttaatattAATGTAATCAGGAACTGCAATGTTACCAGTAGCTTTTTAAAAGCCGGAGCTTTTGATAGAACTCACTAAAAGCCTGTTTCATTTGCTCTTCTACTTTCCTCAGCTGTTTCTTGCTGAATGATAAGTAATTCTGCTGGAATATGCTTTTAATTGTTGACACTGGAGTTTCAGGTATCATGTTGATCTTTATATGATCTAGAACCTCTAGTTGTGGTGGTTTAAGCCCCTGAATATCCACCGTCCCTCTGTTGGCTTTCCGGTCATCGGTTTCCGATTCTTTGCCTCCCCTCTCTTCATCATCTTCCATTTCTTCTTCATCGCTCATCTCAACTTCGTTAATCACATCCATATCTTCTCCCCCTTCACAATCATAaccagtacttcaaaatattaggaaaaaaaagaaaaacatatcaTATATTTTACTAATTAAAAATCTTATGCGCCTCTTTTCACCTTCTGCACTCCTCTTAATTATGTTATTGATTCTCCTTGTTCAGTTACAGCTCTGTAAAAAGATGGGAGTGCAGAAGGTGAAAAGGGGAATTCGGAAAATCACTTTCCTCCCCAAGTGAACTGAAAAAACTACACACAAAATTTCAAACTCTCAATCACGGAATCTACTAAGAAAACAAGAGAATCAGAAAACCTACCTGTTTTTCTACCACTTGTGGGATGAACTGCTGAGACTGAAGAAATCCCATTGCTTGCCAAATCAGTCCCTCCAATATCCACCTCTGGATTATCAACCTTTAACCTAAGAGCAATCAAAGCATCCATCTGCCTATTCAACTCCTCAGCCTCCTCCACGACTTCCCCAACTTTCTTCTTGTAAAAGCAATTCACCTTGTTAAACTCATCGTCCAGGCTCCTAAAAAACACAACCTCAAACTCTCCTCCCTCGTCGGCCGGCATCAAAAACCTTGTCTGCCACTGCCCTTCCTCACCTTCTTCACCCACAAGTATCTCCTcgtcctccttcttcctcagcGAGCCCCGTTGCCGGCTTGTCAGCCCGCTGAATGCTCTATAGAGTGACACCCTCCTCTTTAGTGTCGACCCTGCCGAAGTCGCCGCCATTGGCGTCGATGATGCATTTTTCTTCCGGAAACGCAGGATGTCTTTTAAGATAAGCTTGAGAGAGTTGTAGTCCATGTATGCATCTTGCCATTCCGGCACCATTTGCGAAACAAACTCTTTTCCgaacttcatcttcttcctcctctaatGAAGCCCTCAATGAGTATGTAGCTCACTTGATTACAAACATTCACTCCTGCACCCGAGTTCTCGAGTTCGCTTAAAACAAAAGAAGCTCAGAGATGGTGATGTTGGAGCTTTGTTTTATTTAGGAAAGCGCGTTGCATTCTTGCTTTTTTGTACATTGCTTCTGGTCAAATGTCAGATTGGAGGAAGAAGACGTGCCATACATGTAAGGAAGGTTGTCTCGTATCAAAATCACATGTAGAATTCTTTATTTTTGGAAGCTTCTCTactaaagtttttatttttttaaatctacGAACGAGAATAGACTCAATGCAAGTGAGCAAGCAAACTACCTTAAGTTGTCTAACTTAACCCACGTCCGTCGATATTAAATATCGGTCACTACCTTGCTCCTTTGTTATTTACATGTTGCAACCACACCTCACACCTGTGGCCCTGCTTTTTGTTGTCTTCAATGGATGGATTTTTGCAACAGAAAAAGGTTCAATAAAGTGAAAATAGTGTTTGGTTGGCAAGAAAATGATGCATATGATATGAATGCAACTTTACCTGTAGTCACGGATTTATGTTGTTACCAAATGCTATTTCAGTGGATGACAGATGACAAATTTGCACGCATTATGCCTTTAATTGTGCGTAAGACGAATGTTGTCAATGACGTAACATGAGTAAGTCTACTTGATTAAGACTAGATTATATTTAATTAGCTGTCTTTTCAACGTTTCCTTCCaagatttgatctttaatttgaTTCGTTCTTTACGAGTCGTTTTCTCTTGTGAACACTTGAGTTGCACAAAAATGAACGCAAATGGTCCAACTCTCGAACAGGGATAATTATTGTTAGTCAtatgagttaaaaaaaaaatagttaatgAACGTAACATAATCAGATAATATATATACAGGATATGATGAACATTTGTTGTATTAATTTGGTTAGGTAATATACACACACATTGATGACACCGCCAAATCTTTCTGTGGATTGCTTCTTTCACCTGACACAAATTCACTATCAATTTTACGTCAGGCAATACGTGGAGTAActcctttttttctttagaTTTGGCGAGCATCtgaaataaactaatttttctcaATCTTTCGTCCTTGATTCCAATAATATATTTACAATAAATGGTGAAGATATCAAACTCGCAATCTGAAAAATTCGAACTTCAAACTTTTCACTTAAAATTTCTACTCTTATTCAGTAGATATTGTCTTcgttttaaaaagaaaattgttaatttaGTTGCCTAACCAATAATTAAGTATGGTAGTTGGACGGTGTTTTGACGGAGGGCACGACTATAAACAGTCAGATATGCATTAGGATTTAAATAATGTGATTTGGTAATTAGGTTTAATTAATGTAATTTGGTAAGACAAGTTGTGCACTTTTGCACCAAATGTGATTGTATATAATTATAGGTGGGACATGCACATTCACATTGCCAACTGTAAATGCAATCTTATCCGTCCATCTAATAATCATAATCATAATCAAAATCaaccttccaaaattaatatgcCAATTTGAAAATTCTATGGTAGGCCAAAGCAAACAAGCATAATGTCGCCACAAAAAGCAActttgagggttttttttttttttttacccgaTATTTTAATTAAgggttgtgattttcacacatcCTTAACTATTTTTCCCACACCCCTctctattttttaatagttaattggTATCCTACTATTTAATCTTCCATATATACCCTTCCTACTTTTTTatggtaattaatgaaaaattaaatagGGAGGGGTATATATGGAAGATTAAATAGTAGG belongs to Malus sylvestris chromosome 17, drMalSylv7.2, whole genome shotgun sequence and includes:
- the LOC126612031 gene encoding phosphate transporter PHO1 homolog 9-like; translation: MKFGKEFVSQMVPEWQDAYMDYNSLKLILKDILRFRKKNASSTPMAATSAGSTLKRRVSLYRAFSGLTSRQRGSLRKKEDEEILVGEEGEEGQWQTRFLMPADEGGEFEVVFFRSLDDEFNKVNCFYKKKVGEVVEEAEELNRQMDALIALRLKVDNPEVDIGGTDLASNGISSVSAVHPTSGRKTGGEDMDVINEVEMSDEEEMEDDEERGGKESETDDRKANRGTVDIQGLKPPQLEVLDHIKINMIPETPVSTIKSIFQQNYLSFSKKQLRKVEEQMKQAFSEFYQKLRLLKSYCFLNQLAFSKIMKKYDKFSSRNASKVYLNMVDNSYLSSSDEVTRLLERVETTFIKHFANGNRRKGMKTLRPKARREKHRSTFFLGLLSGGSIALVVAIIVLMHARNILESDGRVLYMENIFPFCSLFGFIVLHLIMFSANIFFWRCYRVNYPFIFGFKQGSEIGYRQLCLLSSGIAILALAGVISTLDMELDPRTKSFVALKELVPLGLVIVVLLIMFCPFNVIYRSSRYFLLLCISHCLLAPLYKVTLPDFFLADQLTSQVQAFRSLEFYVCYYGWGDFKKRSHNCLDSHVFKSFYFVVAIIPYWIRSLQCVRRLIEERDGMQGLNALKYFSTIVAVAMRTSYGLKEGMTSKILAIVSSVVATVVGTYWDIVIDWGLLQRNSKNPWLRDKLLVSNHSVYFIAMVLNVVLRLAWMQSVLGIREAPFVHRTALTAMVACLEIIRRGIWNFFRLENEHLNNVGKYRAFKSVPLPFNYERDYTRSS